The Syngnathus typhle isolate RoL2023-S1 ecotype Sweden linkage group LG1, RoL_Styp_1.0, whole genome shotgun sequence genome includes a window with the following:
- the gpx3 gene encoding glutathione peroxidase 3 isoform X1, translating into MHICQSRESGHFPDLRVQVAVMWNLLSPSLLFLLLGLLRPCNAEGTPLTQRCSPLADGTIYKYQAKLLNGGRTVNFSHFAGRTVLFVNVATYUGYTLQYWELNALQEEMNAHGLTILGFPCNQFGKQEPGNNNEILATLKHVRPGNNFVPNFLLFEKGDVNGKNEQGVYTFLKSSCPPVSDNFGNPTNRLFWDPLKISDIKWNFEKFLVGPDGKPIMRWYPSVSVSEVRADIRKYLFQRYTEEVFN; encoded by the exons AGGGAAAGCGGACATTTCCCCGACCTCAGAGTCCAGGTGGCCGTCATGTGGAATCTGTTGTCTCCGTCATTGCTTTTCCTGCTGCTTGGCCTGCTGCGGCCTTGCAACGCCGAAGGAACCCCGCTCACTCAG CGGTGCAGCCCACTTGCAGATGGTACCATCTACAAATACCAGGCCAAGCTCTTGAATGGCGGTCGTACTGTTAACTTCAGTCACTTTGCGGGAAGGACTGTCCTTTTCGTCAACGTGGCCACATACTGAGGTTATACCCTTCAGTATTGGG AGCTGAATGCACTTCAGGAGGAGATGAATGCTCACGGGCTTACTATTCTCGGCTTCCCATGCAATCAGTTTGGGAAGCAGGAACCGGGGAATAACAATGAAATCCTGGCAACCTTAAA GCATGTCAGACCTGGCAACAACTTTGTTCCAAACTTCCTGTTGTTTGAGAAAGGTGATGTGAATGGGAAAAACGAGCAAGGGGTTTATACCTTCCTCAAG AGTTCCTGTCCTCCAGTATCAGACAACTTCGGTAACCCCACCAACAGACTATTCTGGGATCCGTTGAAAATCAGCGACATCAAGTGGAACTTTGAAAAGTTCCTGGTGGGCCCGGACGGAAAACCCATCATGAGATGGTATCCGTCCGTCAGTGTTTCCGAGGTGCGAGCTGATATACGCAAATACCTGTTCCAGCGTTACACAGAGGAGGTTTTCAATTAG
- the gpx3 gene encoding glutathione peroxidase 3 isoform X2 has product MWNLLSPSLLFLLLGLLRPCNAEGTPLTQRCSPLADGTIYKYQAKLLNGGRTVNFSHFAGRTVLFVNVATYUGYTLQYWELNALQEEMNAHGLTILGFPCNQFGKQEPGNNNEILATLKHVRPGNNFVPNFLLFEKGDVNGKNEQGVYTFLKSSCPPVSDNFGNPTNRLFWDPLKISDIKWNFEKFLVGPDGKPIMRWYPSVSVSEVRADIRKYLFQRYTEEVFN; this is encoded by the exons ATGTGGAATCTGTTGTCTCCGTCATTGCTTTTCCTGCTGCTTGGCCTGCTGCGGCCTTGCAACGCCGAAGGAACCCCGCTCACTCAG CGGTGCAGCCCACTTGCAGATGGTACCATCTACAAATACCAGGCCAAGCTCTTGAATGGCGGTCGTACTGTTAACTTCAGTCACTTTGCGGGAAGGACTGTCCTTTTCGTCAACGTGGCCACATACTGAGGTTATACCCTTCAGTATTGGG AGCTGAATGCACTTCAGGAGGAGATGAATGCTCACGGGCTTACTATTCTCGGCTTCCCATGCAATCAGTTTGGGAAGCAGGAACCGGGGAATAACAATGAAATCCTGGCAACCTTAAA GCATGTCAGACCTGGCAACAACTTTGTTCCAAACTTCCTGTTGTTTGAGAAAGGTGATGTGAATGGGAAAAACGAGCAAGGGGTTTATACCTTCCTCAAG AGTTCCTGTCCTCCAGTATCAGACAACTTCGGTAACCCCACCAACAGACTATTCTGGGATCCGTTGAAAATCAGCGACATCAAGTGGAACTTTGAAAAGTTCCTGGTGGGCCCGGACGGAAAACCCATCATGAGATGGTATCCGTCCGTCAGTGTTTCCGAGGTGCGAGCTGATATACGCAAATACCTGTTCCAGCGTTACACAGAGGAGGTTTTCAATTAG